The Rhododendron vialii isolate Sample 1 chromosome 5a, ASM3025357v1 genome contains a region encoding:
- the LOC131326835 gene encoding protein CANDIDATE G-PROTEIN COUPLED RECEPTOR 7-like, whose protein sequence is MHQITFPDTHLCFLALFFFLIVQLPIAIGDIKTIEISSDTRPTILFEDFCFDLTGHLSLKVSNVSIKTTSTAPINSSRIGFFFGDRLAIKTYNLLICPEEAKTCILETPNQIPEAFPPIATFAELSPPPQSSISKTLPIPAFVLKNKTLPIPSPDHLGIFFSNCEHNTSVSMQVHVETYNLDRNGKDYLEAGRTQLPMIYFIFSVLYLPFLAFWLYLCHKNRSFVRKIHILMAILVVMKSLNLFFEAEDKHYIKVTGTPHGWDIWFYLFQCLRALLLLTVIMLIGTGWTILKPRLHANDKKILAVGITIQVFANIAHVYTDETGPSNSNYFYLSLALLLFDYVGFAIVFVPVFSSIKTLKEAAKTDGTAAQDLEKMRLLGYFNGCVLTFWVCKWAWVSVREIRDDDCSLEWLFVIVVETVTLGCYIGMFYLFRPREKNEYFVVQDEETALATIDKEFADY, encoded by the coding sequence ATGCATCAAATTACCTTTCCTGACACCCATCTCTGTTTCCTcgccctcttcttcttcctcattgTCCAACTTCCCATAGCAATTGGGGACATCAAAACAATAGAGATCTCCTCAGACACTCGCCCCACCATCCTTTTTGAAGATTTCTGTTTCGATCTCACaggtcatctctctctcaaagtcTCCAATGTCTCAATCAAGACCACCTCTACCGCCCCAATAAACTCCTCGCGTATAGGTTTCTTCTTTGGGGATCGACTCGCCATCAAAACCTATAACCTTCTCATATGTCCCGAGGAAGCAAAAACATGCATTCTTGAGACCCCCAATCAAATCCCAGAAGCCTTCCCACCCATAGCCACATTTGCAGAACTCTCACCTCCTCCTCAATCTTCCATTAGCAAAACCCTCCCTATCCCGGCTTTTGTGTTGAAGAACAAAACCCTCCCCATCCCTTCACCAGACCATCTCGGTATCTTTTTTTCAAACTGTGAGCATAATACCTCTGTCTCAATGCAGGTTCACGTAGAAACCTATAACCTAGACCGAAATGGCAAGGACTATCTTGAAGCCGGTAGAACTCAATTGCCAATGATCTACTTCATTTTTTCGGTCCTTTACTTGCCGTTTCTGGCCTTCTGGTTATATCTATGCCACAAGAACAGGTCGTTCGTTCGCAAGATACACATTCTAATGGCCATATTGGTCGTAATGAAATCGTTGAATCTATTTTTCGAGGCAGAGGACAAACACTACATCAAGGTCACTGGAACCCCTCATGGATGGGACATATGGTTTTATTTATTCCAATGCCTTCGAGCTCTGCTTTTGCTAACCGTAATCATGTTGATTGGGACTGGTTGGACAATCTTAAAACCACGTTTACATGCCAACGACAAGAAAATCTTGGCGGTGGGCATAACAATTCAGGTTTTCGCAAACATAGCCCATGTTTATACCGATGAAACTGGCCCGTCCAATAGCAACTACTTTTATTTGTCTCTGGCGTTATTGCTGTTCGATTACGTGGGCTTTGCGATAGTTTTTGTTCCGGTTTTTTCGTCCATCAAGACACTCAAGGAAGCCGCAAAGACAGATGGAACCGCTGCGCAGGATCTGGAGAAGATGAGACTTCTGGGATACTTCAATGGATGTGTGTTAACGTTCTGGGTATGTAAGTGGGCGTGGGTTTCTGTCCGTGAAATCAGGGATGATGACTGTAGTTTAGAGTGGTTATTTGTTATCGTTGTAGAGACTGTGACCCTTGGATGTTACATTGGAATGTTTTATCTGTTTCGGCCTCGGGAGAAAAATGAGTATTTTGTTGTTCAGGACGAAGAGACCGCTCTTGCTACCATCGACAAGGAATTCGCAGATTATTGA